A single genomic interval of Bacillus smithii harbors:
- a CDS encoding ISLre2 family transposase, whose amino-acid sequence MNIQQHLTTNSLTWKEIELDLFRALQNAFTELFTALLEDIDRQLAETRDKRRYHLKDKRRTTIQTLFGEVTFERNYYLDREQNRYTFLLDSFLAFDGSQSISPCLEETAMGLAVECSSYRKAAHTLAQMVGYPVMSHETIRQLVLEAEVPLHCPVDQRYGRVLFVEADGLFVSLQGKGKRAKEDKILTVHEGWKRNGSRIEFVNQRHYVHEGKGEVWEGFEEFLMNEYAYDPCRDLLVINGDGAPWITACREYFKGRVCFQLDRFHVARELRQCLSGHPRWQAIRQKLAKQDEEKLLVELNSALGTLGDEAKEQQLAALIHRIESMPGCIRDYREWLKEQGVDTTGMYPMGRAESVMSQLAYRVKYRRSWTDKGLRAFFKAMIARMDGIRLFGHRLGEESSHPAEETASTKQTIVNKAKQRIRRLLPEVTRNNVPYLQQSSGTPIYHALSEFKGW is encoded by the coding sequence ATGAATATTCAACAACATCTTACCACAAATTCGTTGACATGGAAAGAGATCGAACTTGATTTGTTTCGAGCCTTGCAAAACGCCTTCACCGAGCTGTTTACGGCTCTGTTGGAGGACATCGACCGACAATTGGCGGAAACCCGGGACAAGCGCCGGTACCACTTGAAAGACAAACGACGCACCACGATTCAAACCTTGTTTGGCGAAGTTACCTTTGAGCGAAACTACTATTTAGACCGAGAACAAAACCGTTACACGTTTTTGCTTGATTCCTTTTTAGCGTTTGATGGATCGCAGTCAATCAGCCCTTGTCTAGAAGAAACGGCGATGGGATTGGCTGTGGAGTGCTCTTCCTATCGCAAAGCGGCTCATACGCTTGCCCAGATGGTCGGGTATCCGGTGATGAGCCATGAGACGATCCGCCAGTTGGTGCTCGAGGCTGAAGTTCCGCTGCACTGCCCGGTTGACCAGCGATATGGACGGGTGCTGTTTGTGGAGGCCGATGGACTGTTTGTCTCTCTCCAAGGGAAGGGAAAACGGGCCAAGGAAGACAAAATCCTGACCGTTCACGAAGGATGGAAGCGCAACGGCTCACGGATCGAATTCGTGAATCAGCGCCATTACGTCCATGAAGGCAAGGGGGAGGTGTGGGAAGGCTTCGAGGAATTTTTGATGAACGAATATGCCTATGATCCGTGTCGGGATCTTCTTGTCATCAACGGGGACGGCGCTCCATGGATTACCGCGTGCCGGGAGTATTTCAAAGGACGGGTCTGCTTCCAATTGGATCGATTCCACGTGGCGCGTGAGTTGCGCCAATGCCTCTCGGGCCATCCACGGTGGCAGGCGATTCGGCAAAAGCTGGCGAAGCAGGATGAAGAGAAGCTGCTTGTGGAACTGAACAGCGCCCTCGGCACGCTGGGGGACGAAGCGAAAGAACAACAGCTGGCTGCCTTGATCCACCGGATCGAATCGATGCCGGGATGCATCCGTGATTACCGGGAATGGCTGAAGGAGCAAGGAGTGGACACAACGGGCATGTATCCGATGGGGAGGGCTGAAAGCGTGATGAGCCAGCTGGCGTATCGGGTGAAATACCGCCGCAGTTGGACAGACAAGGGACTCAGGGCGTTTTTCAAGGCAATGATTGCCCGGATGGATGGGATTCGTCTTTTCGGACATCGTTTAGGAGAAGAATCGTCGCATCCGGCGGAGGAAACGGCATCTACCAAACAGACGATCGTGAACAAGGCGAAACAACGCATCCGCCGTCTTCTTCCAGAGGTAACGCGGAATAACGTGCCATATTTACAGCAATCGTCCGGGACTCCGATCTATCATGCCCTGTCTGAATTCAAGGGATGGTAA
- the deoC gene encoding deoxyribose-phosphate aldolase, producing the protein MLLEKANMIDHTLLKADATKDDIVRLAEEAKKYGFASVCVNPFWVKTAYEILKDTDVKVCTVIGFPLGATTPEVKAFETTNAIQNGAEEVDMVINIGALKSRDLELVENDIRAVVEAAKGKALVKVIIEACLLTEEEKVLACQLAVKAGADFVKTSTGFSTGGATVEDVALMRKTVGPDFGVKASGGIRTAEDLLAMEKAGANRIGASAGVKIVTGQA; encoded by the coding sequence ATGTTGTTGGAAAAAGCAAACATGATTGATCATACATTATTAAAAGCCGATGCTACGAAGGATGATATCGTCCGGTTGGCGGAAGAAGCCAAAAAATACGGTTTTGCTTCGGTATGCGTAAACCCGTTTTGGGTGAAAACCGCTTATGAAATTTTAAAAGATACCGATGTGAAAGTATGTACCGTCATCGGTTTTCCACTCGGCGCAACCACGCCTGAAGTTAAAGCTTTTGAAACGACCAATGCCATTCAAAATGGAGCCGAAGAAGTGGATATGGTGATCAATATCGGGGCTCTTAAAAGTCGTGATCTGGAATTGGTGGAAAATGATATTCGAGCCGTCGTGGAAGCAGCAAAGGGAAAAGCGCTGGTGAAAGTGATTATTGAAGCCTGCTTGCTGACAGAAGAGGAAAAAGTGCTCGCTTGTCAATTAGCAGTCAAAGCCGGAGCAGATTTTGTCAAAACATCTACCGGTTTTTCGACAGGAGGAGCAACAGTGGAAGATGTTGCATTAATGCGTAAAACGGTTGGACCGGATTTTGGGGTGAAAGCTTCTGGAGGAATTCGAACGGCAGAAGACTTGCTGGCGATGGAAAAAGCAGGGGCAAATCGTATCGGAGCCAGTGCGGGCGTAAAAATTGTGACAGGTCAAGCTTAA
- a CDS encoding cold-inducible protein YdjO-related protein — MYYNKRNQEEVEMVETSVYACQSPDCNVWMRKEFATPNLHCPICGSEMKEEIRELYPIKKN, encoded by the coding sequence GTGTATTATAACAAACGGAATCAAGAAGAAGTTGAAATGGTCGAAACGAGTGTCTACGCTTGCCAATCGCCTGATTGCAATGTTTGGATGAGAAAAGAATTTGCGACACCCAATTTGCATTGCCCAATTTGCGGAAGTGAAATGAAAGAAGAGATACGGGAGTTATATCCAATCAAAAAGAACTAA
- the yhfH gene encoding protein YhfH, whose translation MVQSPVEFFQSISTKVCSVCGKHMDEQAESYMMECDRCLAQSEE comes from the coding sequence ATGGTTCAAAGTCCGGTTGAATTTTTCCAAAGCATATCCACTAAAGTTTGTTCTGTATGCGGCAAGCATATGGATGAGCAAGCGGAATCTTATATGATGGAGTGCGATCGCTGCCTTGCGCAATCAGAAGAATAA
- a CDS encoding CotG/ExsB N-terminal domain-containing protein produces MGQITHDDIKEAVEKATDAGLEDFMYQDPSVVKEVKGGPSTSRRSSTSSRRSSRRSSRRSSRQTSRRSSRQTSRRSSRCSSRQTSRRSSRRTSRRSSRRTSRRSSRCSSRRSSRRTSRRSSRQTSRRSSRRSSRQTSRRSSRRTSRRSSRCSSRRSSRRTSRRSSRRTSRRSSRCSSRRSSRRSTSRSFFQYSSETARNRFVTKKRFWKNGNMWELRLAK; encoded by the coding sequence ATGGGACAGATCACCCATGATGATATTAAAGAGGCCGTTGAAAAAGCAACTGATGCTGGGTTAGAGGATTTTATGTATCAAGATCCAAGCGTCGTTAAGGAAGTAAAAGGCGGTCCATCAACGTCCCGCAGGTCGAGCACCTCTTCTAGGCGTTCTTCCAGACGCTCTTCTAGACGTTCTTCCAGACAGACTTCCAGACGTTCTTCCAGACAGACTTCCAGACGCTCTTCCAGATGCTCTTCCAGACAGACTTCCAGACGTTCTTCCAGACGGACTTCTAGACGTTCTTCCAGACGGACTTCTAGGCGTTCTTCCAGATGCTCTTCCAGACGCTCTTCCAGACGGACTTCTAGGCGCTCTTCCAGACAGACTTCCAGACGCTCTTCCAGACGCTCTTCCAGACAGACTTCCAGACGCTCTTCCAGACGGACTTCTAGACGTTCTTCCAGATGCTCTTCCAGACGCTCTTCCAGACGGACTTCTAGACGTTCTTCCAGACGGACTTCTAGGCGTTCTTCCAGATGCTCTTCCAGACGCTCTTCCAGACGCAGTACTTCTAGAAGTTTTTTTCAATATTCAAGTGAGACGGCCAGAAACCGCTTTGTAACCAAAAAAAGATTCTGGAAAAACGGAAATATGTGGGAACTAAGATTGGCTAAATAA
- a CDS encoding DUF1836 domain-containing protein yields the protein MNTFQLTRKEMAFLLLSLKGWSKKPPLSVLQEAWIHSEEHGSLSELDPNAANVGTLPPIFEKIIKTNKLDRGFSLNEIAALGNQIEYTNFSVTALQNWIKRDIKEMIGSPQKGKKYSLEQTALLFIVEDLKTALDFESIRQLLKLIINDPDDQKDDLINPIHLYACYSTLFEEINDHSLSENRLPNEGTIETIERIIKYKAEEMVQEHFQLDEEKRKAIKNIIIIAVLSVHTAYFHMLAKRSLSAALFLQNLPFS from the coding sequence GTGAATACCTTTCAATTAACAAGAAAGGAAATGGCGTTCCTTCTCCTTTCATTAAAAGGTTGGAGCAAAAAACCACCGCTTTCGGTACTGCAAGAAGCATGGATTCACTCTGAAGAACATGGTTCTCTCTCCGAACTCGATCCAAATGCTGCGAACGTTGGAACGCTTCCGCCCATTTTTGAAAAAATCATAAAAACGAATAAACTCGATAGAGGTTTTTCTTTAAACGAAATAGCAGCACTTGGCAATCAAATCGAGTACACTAATTTTTCTGTCACGGCGTTACAAAACTGGATTAAACGGGATATTAAAGAAATGATCGGCTCTCCCCAAAAAGGAAAAAAATATTCACTTGAGCAAACCGCGCTTTTATTCATTGTAGAGGATTTAAAAACAGCCCTTGACTTTGAATCCATTCGTCAACTATTAAAGTTGATTATCAACGATCCTGATGACCAAAAAGATGATCTCATCAATCCTATTCATCTGTATGCATGTTACTCTACTCTGTTTGAAGAAATCAATGATCATTCTTTGAGCGAAAACCGCTTACCGAATGAAGGAACGATCGAAACGATCGAAAGAATTATTAAATATAAGGCAGAGGAAATGGTTCAGGAGCATTTCCAGCTGGATGAAGAAAAGCGAAAAGCGATTAAAAACATTATCATCATTGCCGTTTTATCCGTTCATACGGCTTATTTTCATATGCTTGCTAAACGTTCTTTGTCCGCTGCTTTATTTTTGCAGAATTTACCTTTTTCTTAA
- a CDS encoding FAD-dependent oxidoreductase, with amino-acid sequence MFSENASQHMPPFPESFWRSNLELPSFPKLEKDIEVDISIVGGGIVGITSANLLGKAGMKVALIDAGKILTGTTGHTTAKITAQHGLIYHELMEHFGFEKARGYYEANMSALHFIRDTVLRHQIECDFTEEDAYLYTNTDSYISKLEKEMEAYEKLGIEGDYRNSIPIDIPVKAAVRMNTQGQFHPLKYLKKLLEETEHQGAEIFENTTAVDIEQGNEIKVVARNGCTISCKQVVIASHYPFYDGAGFYFARMYPERSYLLAVKPQKTFSGGMYLMVEEPTRSLRYTLCDNEKILLVGGERHKTGQGISTIHHYEALQKYAEETFGINEFLYRWSAQDWTTLDKVPFIGRITSEKPNIYVATGFRKWGMTNGTAAAQLISDLILEKPNPYEELFTPSRFNVDPSVKTLIRENTNVAGHLLKGKWESPLKTVDDLQTDEGSVIRVNGKRAGAYKDKNQNVYMVDTTCRHMGCEVEWNSGDRTWDCPCHGSRYSVTGEVLEGPAKQPLNKVEE; translated from the coding sequence ATGTTTTCGGAAAATGCAAGCCAACACATGCCTCCATTTCCCGAGTCTTTTTGGAGATCCAATTTGGAATTACCGTCTTTTCCGAAACTGGAGAAAGATATAGAGGTGGACATTTCCATTGTTGGTGGCGGAATTGTCGGAATCACTTCTGCCAACTTATTAGGAAAAGCAGGAATGAAAGTCGCTCTGATCGACGCTGGCAAAATTCTCACTGGCACAACGGGGCACACAACTGCCAAAATTACCGCTCAGCATGGTTTAATCTACCACGAATTGATGGAACATTTTGGATTTGAGAAAGCACGTGGTTATTATGAAGCGAATATGTCTGCCTTACATTTTATCCGCGACACCGTTTTACGTCATCAAATCGAATGCGATTTTACCGAAGAAGATGCTTATCTCTACACGAATACGGATTCTTATATCAGCAAACTTGAAAAGGAGATGGAGGCCTATGAAAAACTGGGGATAGAGGGAGACTATCGCAACTCTATTCCCATTGATATACCCGTAAAAGCAGCTGTTAGGATGAATACGCAAGGCCAATTCCATCCGTTAAAATATTTAAAAAAACTATTGGAAGAGACCGAACATCAAGGAGCAGAAATATTTGAAAATACGACCGCAGTGGATATAGAGCAAGGGAATGAGATAAAAGTTGTTGCTAGAAATGGCTGCACGATTTCATGTAAGCAAGTAGTCATTGCGTCCCATTATCCGTTTTACGATGGGGCAGGATTTTATTTTGCCAGAATGTATCCAGAACGATCTTATCTTCTTGCCGTCAAACCTCAAAAAACATTTTCTGGCGGCATGTATCTTATGGTTGAAGAACCAACACGATCGTTGCGGTATACGCTGTGCGACAATGAAAAAATATTGCTTGTAGGCGGGGAACGTCATAAGACTGGACAAGGGATTTCTACGATACATCATTATGAAGCACTGCAAAAATACGCAGAAGAAACATTTGGAATCAACGAATTTTTGTACCGCTGGTCGGCGCAAGATTGGACGACATTAGATAAAGTGCCTTTTATTGGGCGAATCACTTCCGAAAAACCGAATATTTATGTTGCAACGGGTTTTCGAAAGTGGGGAATGACAAATGGAACAGCGGCAGCCCAATTAATCAGTGATTTAATTTTAGAAAAGCCCAATCCTTATGAAGAGTTGTTTACTCCTTCTCGTTTCAACGTGGATCCATCAGTGAAAACATTGATTAGAGAAAATACCAATGTCGCGGGGCATTTATTAAAAGGGAAATGGGAATCCCCGTTAAAAACGGTGGATGATTTACAAACGGATGAAGGCTCTGTCATTCGTGTGAACGGAAAAAGAGCGGGGGCCTATAAAGATAAAAATCAAAACGTATATATGGTGGATACCACTTGCCGGCATATGGGGTGTGAAGTGGAATGGAACAGTGGTGATCGTACTTGGGATTGCCCGTGCCACGGGTCACGTTATTCAGTGACAGGAGAAGTATTGGAAGGACCGGCGAAACAGCCGCTCAATAAGGTGGAAGAATGA
- a CDS encoding NupC/NupG family nucleoside CNT transporter — protein sequence MRVVFFLTGLLLVYGLAMLVSYDRKHVRYKAIFTMLIAQLVLAFIMFNTKAGISVIGFVSKMFSKLLEMGSKGVDFVFGGLENKGISNFFLDVLMPIIFISVLIGILNYFKILPVIIKYVGLVLSKLNGMGKLENYIAVSSAVLGQSEVFLTTKKQIGHISRKRLYTLCTSAMSAVSISIVGAYMTMLEPKYVVIAIILNIFSALIVGNIINPYEISEEEDLLVVEETKKLSFFQMISESILDGLKVAIIVAAMLIGFIALINLIDYLFTLVFHISFQTILGYVFSPIAFLMGVPWGEAVKAGSIMATKLVTNEFVAMANFTKISHSLSEKTVGIVSVFLISFANFSSIGIVTGAVKALNDKQGDAVANFGLKLLYGSTLASILSGTIIGLFL from the coding sequence GTGAGAGTTGTTTTTTTTCTAACTGGTTTGCTGTTAGTGTATGGGCTTGCCATGTTGGTCAGCTATGATCGAAAACATGTGCGCTATAAGGCAATTTTTACTATGCTGATTGCCCAATTAGTACTTGCTTTTATTATGTTTAATACAAAAGCAGGCATTTCGGTCATTGGATTTGTGTCGAAAATGTTCAGTAAATTGCTTGAGATGGGCAGTAAAGGGGTCGACTTTGTTTTTGGAGGGTTGGAAAACAAAGGGATATCCAATTTTTTTCTTGATGTGTTAATGCCTATTATTTTTATTTCGGTTTTGATCGGTATTTTGAACTATTTCAAAATTTTGCCTGTGATTATTAAATATGTTGGCCTTGTTTTAAGCAAACTAAACGGGATGGGGAAACTAGAAAATTACATTGCGGTTTCTTCTGCTGTCTTAGGACAATCAGAAGTGTTTTTGACGACGAAAAAGCAAATTGGACACATTTCCCGGAAGCGTTTGTACACACTATGTACGTCGGCTATGAGCGCTGTCAGCATATCGATTGTCGGTGCTTATATGACCATGCTGGAGCCGAAATACGTCGTGATTGCGATAATACTCAATATATTTTCCGCTTTGATTGTCGGAAATATCATTAATCCTTATGAAATTTCAGAGGAAGAGGACTTGCTTGTCGTTGAAGAAACAAAAAAATTGAGCTTTTTTCAAATGATCAGCGAAAGTATCTTGGATGGGCTGAAAGTAGCTATTATTGTAGCAGCGATGTTAATTGGATTTATTGCATTGATCAACTTAATTGATTATCTCTTTACGCTGGTCTTCCATATATCATTCCAAACAATACTCGGCTATGTCTTTTCTCCTATCGCCTTTTTAATGGGTGTTCCTTGGGGAGAAGCAGTCAAAGCCGGCAGCATCATGGCTACAAAATTAGTGACAAATGAATTTGTGGCGATGGCTAATTTTACAAAAATATCCCACTCGCTGTCCGAAAAAACAGTTGGAATTGTCTCCGTGTTCCTGATCAGTTTCGCGAATTTTAGTTCGATCGGAATTGTCACTGGCGCCGTGAAAGCGTTAAATGACAAACAAGGAGACGCAGTGGCGAATTTTGGCTTAAAATTATTGTATGGTTCAACTTTGGCGTCCATTTTATCCGGGACGATTATCGGTTTATTTTTGTAA
- a CDS encoding AzlC family ABC transporter permease yields the protein MAENARINTISYPYSEEGFWQGAKDCVPTLLGYWSIGFAAGVVEKTAGLTIAEIVLISLILYAGSGQFIASGMIAAANPVSAIIFTIFFINLRHLLMSAAISPYFRHLPLWKNVLTGSLLTDETFGVAMNHLSNRAAGSFKWMLGLNVTAYVNWLIGNVAGGFFGEWISDPNAFGLDFALPAMFIGLLVLQITSRKKWMVDLAVAICSASSIVILSFFVSGSTGVITAAIVAATAGVFIEKWK from the coding sequence ATGGCAGAGAATGCTCGAATAAATACTATTTCATATCCATATTCGGAAGAGGGGTTTTGGCAAGGGGCGAAAGACTGCGTGCCCACATTATTGGGCTATTGGAGCATCGGTTTTGCAGCCGGTGTGGTGGAAAAAACAGCGGGGCTTACCATCGCGGAAATTGTGCTGATTTCCCTTATTCTTTATGCCGGATCGGGGCAATTTATTGCATCAGGAATGATCGCGGCCGCAAATCCTGTTTCCGCTATTATTTTTACGATCTTTTTTATTAATCTTCGTCATCTTCTCATGAGTGCAGCGATATCCCCTTATTTTCGTCATCTTCCTTTGTGGAAAAATGTGTTGACCGGTTCGTTGTTAACGGATGAAACATTTGGCGTTGCGATGAATCATTTATCTAATCGAGCAGCCGGAAGTTTTAAATGGATGCTCGGTTTGAATGTCACTGCTTATGTCAACTGGCTAATTGGCAATGTAGCAGGGGGATTTTTTGGAGAATGGATTTCAGATCCGAATGCATTTGGACTTGATTTTGCCCTGCCAGCGATGTTTATTGGATTGCTTGTTTTACAGATTACTAGCAGAAAAAAATGGATGGTCGATTTAGCAGTGGCTATATGCAGTGCATCATCGATCGTGATCTTAAGCTTTTTTGTTTCGGGCAGCACGGGAGTGATTACCGCAGCCATCGTGGCGGCAACAGCGGGGGTGTTTATTGAAAAATGGAAATAA
- the yhfH gene encoding protein YhfH: protein MVPSPVEMFRDLPKKVCPECGEYIEEQAESYMMECDRCLANKEE from the coding sequence ATGGTTCCAAGTCCTGTTGAAATGTTCCGTGATCTTCCTAAAAAAGTTTGTCCGGAATGCGGTGAATATATTGAAGAACAGGCTGAATCGTATATGATGGAATGCGACCGCTGCTTAGCCAACAAAGAAGAATAA
- a CDS encoding transposase: MRTKNRLNPIESKYFRPEITNCPECGNKLVYCHPVWRKTISTLKGEFKIINLGYRCENNSCSNDTVYRSAEAEQLSMKHITYGMDVIAYIGYLRFKEHKTRSEIATILSEKEVKISERQVQKLYERYALLLRASVKENMKETLENIVKEHGGLVLSIDGVQPEKGNETLYVIREVLSGTILAAHNLKSSASQELIGIIQPILDWGYPIQGFISDGQQSIRLAIEQIVPDIPYQYCQFHYFKDIAKPLVEKDRKLKTNIKKKLRGIREVERKIENSPSKNIEEEVASDYIAAIRSVLLEDGKPPFELPGTCVFERTNAIKDSIEKCLDKKGDSST; the protein is encoded by the coding sequence ATGCGTACCAAAAATAGATTAAATCCAATCGAATCAAAATACTTTAGACCCGAGATAACTAATTGTCCAGAATGTGGTAATAAATTAGTATACTGTCACCCTGTTTGGAGAAAAACAATTTCTACCCTAAAAGGTGAATTTAAAATCATAAATCTAGGATACCGATGTGAGAATAACTCCTGTTCTAATGACACCGTATATCGTTCAGCTGAAGCCGAACAATTAAGTATGAAGCACATTACTTATGGAATGGATGTCATCGCATATATCGGATATTTACGGTTTAAAGAACATAAGACTCGATCTGAGATAGCTACTATCTTATCGGAAAAAGAAGTAAAAATTTCTGAGAGGCAAGTACAGAAACTTTATGAAAGATATGCGTTATTACTGCGGGCAAGCGTTAAAGAAAATATGAAAGAGACATTAGAAAATATTGTGAAAGAACATGGAGGACTTGTCTTATCTATTGATGGTGTCCAACCCGAAAAAGGTAACGAAACATTGTATGTCATCCGTGAAGTTCTTAGTGGTACTATTTTAGCTGCACATAATTTAAAAAGCAGTGCTTCTCAAGAACTGATAGGTATTATTCAACCCATTTTAGACTGGGGTTATCCAATCCAAGGTTTTATCAGTGATGGGCAACAATCCATTCGTTTAGCAATTGAACAAATAGTTCCAGATATTCCGTATCAATATTGTCAGTTTCATTACTTTAAAGACATAGCCAAACCATTAGTTGAAAAAGATAGAAAACTAAAAACGAATATCAAAAAGAAGCTAAGGGGAATAAGGGAAGTTGAAAGAAAAATTGAAAATTCTCCATCTAAAAACATAGAAGAAGAGGTAGCAAGTGACTATATTGCGGCTATTCGATCCGTTCTTCTAGAAGATGGTAAGCCACCATTCGAATTACCAGGCACTTGTGTTTTTGAACGAACGAATGCGATTAAAGATTCGATTGAAAAATGCCTGGATAAAAAAGGGGACTCCTCTACTTGA
- a CDS encoding AzlD domain-containing protein, protein MEIRSYVLAVIIGSGIVTIIPRILPLMILSRFQLPQWAERWLSHVPVAVMTALLAQELLLSNGKFSIMENRLELLAAIPAFVVALATRSLLGTVVIGIVAMMAARFFI, encoded by the coding sequence ATGGAAATAAGATCATATGTTTTGGCGGTTATTATTGGATCGGGGATTGTCACGATCATACCGCGAATTCTTCCGCTGATGATTTTAAGCCGATTTCAATTGCCCCAATGGGCTGAACGTTGGTTAAGCCATGTGCCTGTTGCGGTCATGACGGCCCTGTTGGCGCAAGAGCTGCTGCTTTCAAACGGAAAATTTTCGATCATGGAAAATCGACTGGAGTTGTTGGCAGCTATACCGGCATTTGTGGTGGCGCTTGCGACCCGTAGTTTATTAGGGACGGTTGTGATAGGAATTGTCGCGATGATGGCTGCGCGCTTTTTTATTTAG
- a CDS encoding cytidine deaminase, translating to MISETLIQAAVAGREKAYAPYSHFKVGAAIATKSGDIYSGCNIENASYGLCNCAERTAIFKAISEGQTDFAMLAVVGDTDGPISPCGACRQVIAEFCPPDMPVILTNLKGERKETTVKELLPYAFSPSHLD from the coding sequence TTGATTAGCGAAACGTTGATTCAAGCAGCTGTCGCGGGGAGAGAAAAAGCATATGCCCCTTACTCTCATTTTAAGGTGGGCGCTGCCATAGCGACTAAAAGCGGAGACATTTATTCAGGATGCAATATTGAGAATGCATCCTATGGTCTATGTAACTGTGCAGAGAGAACGGCCATCTTTAAAGCGATTTCGGAAGGACAAACTGATTTTGCGATGTTGGCGGTGGTCGGGGATACAGATGGTCCTATTTCGCCTTGTGGAGCTTGCCGCCAAGTGATTGCAGAATTTTGCCCTCCGGATATGCCGGTTATTTTAACGAATTTAAAAGGAGAAAGAAAAGAGACAACCGTTAAGGAACTGTTGCCGTATGCTTTTTCACCAAGTCATTTAGATTAA
- a CDS encoding YxcD family protein, giving the protein METLKLSEQEIINAVCVYVAAKANVRPEDVITELLYDDDTGFGAEGEIAGVLHPLTEPQLIEAIRGWIKSEYQIDPYAAGIQLKLDDHEGIIAMINE; this is encoded by the coding sequence ATGGAGACGTTAAAACTTTCTGAACAAGAAATCATAAATGCCGTCTGTGTTTATGTAGCGGCGAAAGCAAATGTTCGCCCAGAAGATGTCATTACTGAATTACTGTACGATGATGACACTGGATTTGGAGCAGAAGGAGAAATTGCAGGCGTATTGCATCCATTGACAGAACCACAACTTATTGAGGCGATCAGAGGTTGGATTAAGAGCGAGTATCAAATTGATCCGTATGCGGCTGGAATTCAACTGAAATTAGATGATCATGAAGGAATTATCGCTATGATAAACGAATAA